ATTGTTATAACTAttgtttacattttttttatattttttcctaTGACTTTTGCCGGTTTTTTTATTTgactaaagttataaaaaaaaagtcatttttaaaaatcatttttcttatttataaaaaatcatTTTCAAGATCATTTTTGCTATGATGGGCTCACAAAAAATTTTATGGgctaatataatattatttaaataatttaatgggctcacaaaaatttataaaattgaataCTATTCCATCTCCAACAAAAGAAATGTCATTTGGTGGTGAGTATGCATACAAATAATGTTTGGTGATTTCACATAGTTTAGGTACCTAATCGACCATTTCAAGAACCCAATTGACCATTTGAAGTTAATGATCGATTTTAAAGAAATTGTTACTGttactttttaatttaataaaataaagggttaagatgtaaaaatacccctaatattttggatcaggagcaattttacccctaacgtctaaaatggtgcaattttaccctttaagttggaagccaatagcaattttacccttaacgttaataaattgggtcaatttgagaaataatttagaaaaaacaaagggaaATGCAATTTAaggggtcaatttgagaaataattcatcaaacataTGTtgtgatgtgaaaaaaataaaaaatatactgtcttttgtattaattagacaaaaaaaaatcaaaaaattcactatgaattttataaatattaatctccaattctactacgaaattataaaaaaacatgaaatcctttcttttgaaatgaattgatatgcGATTGGTGCGggataatgaacaaaaatatctatctttcataatagtgtctgaaattaacccaaattatcaatgttaagggtaaaatttctcttgacttccaatgttaggggtaaaattacactattttagacgttaggggtaaaattgctcctgactcaaAACGATAGGGGTATTTCACCttaattctttattttattaaactaaaaagtaaaattgaaccattttagacgttaggggtaaattgtTCCTTACTCAAAATGATAGGAGTATTTTTAttaaagtaaaaagtaaaagtaacaatttgattttaagaaagaaaagggaaaaagagaaaacaaaatatttattaCTATTAACCCTTAATATCCCGATccccttttcttcttcctcctaagACTATTCCTCTCCCTAACCCTATCCaggtgatattttccaaggAACTCAAATTCTTCTTCAACTCATCAGAATTCGCAACCTCATCCAGATTTCAAGCCTTGCCACCAAACTTGCAATCCTTGTCTCAGTCGATTAAAGAGTTTGCAACTCCCGTTCCAAGGAGGAGTTAGAGCTAGACCCGCCCTAAAATGCCTCTTTTAGAATGGAAGATCAAAGATAAAGGTAGAAATTAATTCTGAAGTCGAACAGGATAAGGAGCTGAACGAAAAGATGAAGGGTGTTGGTACCCATAAAGGTCGTCAAGAAGTTTGCTGATGGCTTGTGTCGGTTGCAACTACCGAGGGCTATGGCTGATGACACCACAAAAAGGAGGACGAGATATCGATTTAGGGTTTCAGGTAATTCTTCAACTCGGTGTTTTCCATGGCTTcctcttctttttgttttggCAAATATGTTTTCGATTTTGTTTATTAGTTACAGGCTAGAAAAATGTTTGTGGTTTCTTagctatatataattaattgatttcAGTTTACATTGAATGTGATTAGGGGTTAGATTCGTGTGAATAGTAAGTTTGATTAATAGTTTACTATTTATTCCTCTTTCCTGAAATTAATTGGTTTtgtatttgttgttgttgttgattaGCTTTAGTTTTGCATCTATGGCTAAGTTCTTACTCCTCAAGACACAACTGTAATTCCTTTTGCATTTCCCTCTGTTTTTTCTGATTAGTTGGATTAATTGTTCATGTTCTTCCCTAATCTAGGTTTCAGAAACAATTACCCCTAAATTGATCAATGTGTTTGGTTTCTCTTCCATTTTTCCATAGAAATGTGGGGAATTTTAAGCTCCAAACAGGATATTTTCTCTGTTATGTTGATTTCGCATTCACCAAAGAATCCTCATATGATAACAGAGGTTCATGATCAACTGCAGAATATATCTTGATGTttgattttgtgatttttgaCCTCTTGTTTTTCAACCCTTCCAGGTACTTGTTCCATACTCAGATGCCATGATTGTTGATTTGAttatttgaaacagtttaataTCATAGCTTACATGGAGTTTTATTGTGTCTTGTAAATTAGAGCTCTTCCCAAGGATGTAAACAGTGAACTCATTCAGCACAAACGAGCTCCAGTGATAAAGTGTGGAATGGTCAAAAGAAAATGTTCATGTCCATTTCTCCGACTAGAAAGCTCATTTCCGGGTTCATTTTGTGGGTTTGTGCTTCTCTTGTTATTATACTCTCTGTTTTTCTACTTGGTAATTCCTTAAATTGTCGATTGTCGTGTAGTGTTGTTTAGTACTCTTACTGTTAATTCTTCTCTTGTTTTATGGTCTTTTTCGTTTTCTAGTTCTTCTGTTAATAATGGTACTACTGGTAATGCATATTTGGGGAATTTGAATTCCACTTTGAATTTTAGAAATGGAAGTATCAATGTTGATCAAGGAAGTATAAAAGAGAATATCCAGGAAGCAAATGCTGGAAACTCTTCTTGATTTGAATGAGAATAAGAATCAAAGTAAGAGTGTTTTGAGAAAGACTCATTTGGGTACTTTGTTTATACATGTTAGCTTAACTATGTTCATGTCAATGCAGGATACAAATGAAGTGCAACACCAACTTTCTGTATTGCTCTTCATTGGATTGGTTTGTGGCTTCTCAATGATAATTTTCACTAAGTTCTTGTGGCCaaacttcttcatcttttcTTTCCGAAGTTTGAAGGTATTTATCatttcaataatatataattatgttatattGTACTTAATGACTATAATCTAagtgatttttttcttttattgtgtTAAATGCAGATGCGCCCTTTTCTTCCGTGGTTTTGGAGATTGGTCAACTATCTCAAAGTTAAAGattatttttagatttagtGTTGCTTTTAAACATCTTATGTGtacaattaattttattagatTGGATGTTTAGTTTTTACTATTGTTAGAACATTTTACATATTTATTGTGAAAATGATGGAATATTTATGATTAATGTTAATTCATTGATATAAAAAGgtattatttttgttgtaattATTTGGTAGGATTATTTATACATGTACGAATACTATTTAACGATTTTCTTTTGTCATGGTCTTATTATAACTACTCttaaatttgttattattttttcgCCACAATTAAGTTTAAACATTGACAAATATTATGTAACAAATAATTTTGTCACAATATTATATCGAATTTGGTTGTCAAAATATTATTGGTCatattaaattaattcaaataaatattaaGTTTGTCACAATATGTTAATCAATTAATTGTAATAAATATTACATTTGTCACAATATAGTATCAGTTAAATGTAACAAATTTTGTTTgtcacattaacttattttgTCACAATA
The DNA window shown above is from Euphorbia lathyris chromosome 1, ddEupLath1.1, whole genome shotgun sequence and carries:
- the LOC136210599 gene encoding uncharacterized protein isoform X2 gives rise to the protein MADDTTKRRTRYRFRVSEYILMFDFVIFDLLFFNPSRALPKDVNSELIQHKRAPVIKCGMVKRKCSCPFLRLESSFPGSFCGFVLLLLLYSLFFYLKWKYQC
- the LOC136210599 gene encoding uncharacterized protein isoform X1, with the protein product MADDTTKRRTRYRFRVSEYILMFDFVIFDLLFFNPSRALPKDVNSELIQHKRAPVIKCGMVKRKCSCPFLRLESSFPGSFCGNGSINVDQGSIKENIQEANAGNSS